Proteins encoded together in one Streptomyces sp. NA04227 window:
- a CDS encoding SDR family oxidoreductase, translating into MSRRSLDGQVAVVTGAARGVGELLARKLSARGAKIALVGLEEEELKRVAGRLHTDADHWYADVTDHVQMARVAEQVKERFGRVDIVVANAGVASGGTFVSSDPESWRRVIEVNLIGSAVTGRAFLPALTESRGYLLQIASLAAITPAPLMSAYCASKSGVEAYAHCLRAEVASKGVKVGVGYLSWTDTDMVRGADRDDVMREMRQTLPWPANKTYPLGPAVDRIVTGIEKRAPHVYAQWWLRGMQSIRGYLPSVLGVAAPYRLRAFEDKLDSVSLGLVGAGGEADEKARTSGSAR; encoded by the coding sequence ATGAGCCGCAGAAGTCTGGACGGACAGGTCGCCGTCGTCACCGGAGCCGCCCGCGGTGTCGGCGAGCTGCTCGCCCGCAAGCTCTCCGCCCGCGGCGCCAAGATCGCGCTGGTCGGCCTGGAGGAGGAGGAGCTGAAGCGGGTCGCCGGACGGCTCCACACCGACGCCGACCACTGGTACGCGGACGTCACCGACCACGTACAGATGGCGCGGGTGGCCGAGCAGGTCAAGGAGCGCTTCGGCCGGGTCGACATCGTGGTGGCCAACGCCGGTGTGGCCAGCGGCGGCACCTTCGTCAGCTCGGACCCCGAGTCCTGGCGCCGGGTGATCGAGGTCAACCTGATCGGCTCCGCCGTCACCGGCCGCGCCTTCCTGCCCGCGCTCACCGAGAGCCGCGGCTACCTGCTGCAGATCGCCTCGCTCGCCGCGATCACGCCCGCCCCGCTGATGTCCGCGTACTGCGCCTCCAAGTCGGGTGTCGAGGCCTACGCGCACTGCCTGCGCGCCGAGGTCGCGAGCAAGGGCGTCAAGGTGGGCGTGGGCTACCTGTCCTGGACGGACACCGACATGGTGCGCGGCGCCGACCGCGACGACGTGATGCGCGAGATGCGGCAGACGCTGCCCTGGCCCGCCAACAAGACGTACCCGCTCGGCCCCGCCGTCGACCGGATCGTCACCGGCATCGAGAAGCGCGCCCCGCACGTCTACGCCCAGTGGTGGCTGCGCGGCATGCAGTCCATCCGCGGCTATCTGCCGTCGGTGCTCGGCGTCGCGGCCCCCTACCGGCTGCGCGCCTTCGAGGACAAGCTCGACAGTGTGTCGCTCGGCCTGGTCGGCGCGGGCGGCGAGGCCGACGAGAAGGCGCGGACGAGCGGGTCCGCGCGCTGA
- a CDS encoding alpha/beta fold hydrolase: protein MSRDAQRTVGPRVPEPVRRVTALSADGATLHAEVFGPEGAPTVVLVHGWTCSIAFWNEQIRDLARDHRVIAYDQRGHGGSPHVPGGYTPDTLADDLEAVLRTTLAPGERAVLVGHSMGGMTIMAASRRPAVREHAAAVVLASTGFTDLPRNSTVIVMPKGRVHTFLTRQILTSRLPLGPVTPVTKAALRYATMGPGTSRERIDTCARIVHACPTKARHAWGAMMSTLDLTANVRAMNVPTAVIAGHADRLTPMVNARGLVATLPNCVGLLELTGVGHMSPVEAPEAVNDRIRDITTEYLPSKEAAA from the coding sequence ATGAGCCGCGACGCGCAGCGCACCGTTGGACCGCGGGTGCCCGAGCCGGTGCGCCGGGTGACGGCCCTGTCGGCCGACGGCGCGACGCTCCACGCCGAGGTCTTCGGCCCCGAGGGCGCGCCCACCGTGGTCCTCGTCCACGGCTGGACCTGTTCCATCGCCTTCTGGAACGAGCAGATCCGCGACCTCGCCCGCGACCACCGGGTGATCGCCTACGACCAGCGCGGTCACGGCGGCAGCCCGCACGTGCCCGGCGGCTACACCCCCGACACCCTCGCCGACGACCTGGAAGCCGTCCTGCGGACGACCCTCGCGCCGGGCGAGCGGGCCGTGCTCGTCGGACACTCCATGGGCGGCATGACGATCATGGCGGCCAGCCGGCGGCCCGCCGTGCGCGAGCACGCCGCGGCGGTGGTGCTCGCCAGCACCGGCTTCACCGATCTGCCGCGGAACTCGACCGTGATCGTCATGCCCAAGGGCCGCGTACACACCTTCCTGACCAGGCAGATTCTCACCTCGCGGCTGCCGCTCGGCCCGGTCACACCGGTGACCAAGGCCGCCCTGCGGTACGCCACCATGGGCCCGGGAACGTCCCGCGAGCGGATCGACACCTGCGCCCGGATCGTGCACGCCTGCCCGACCAAGGCCCGCCACGCCTGGGGCGCCATGATGAGTACCCTGGATCTCACCGCGAACGTACGGGCCATGAACGTGCCCACCGCCGTGATCGCCGGTCACGCGGACCGGCTCACCCCGATGGTCAACGCCCGGGGCCTGGTGGCCACCCTGCCCAACTGCGTCGGTCTCCTCGAACTCACCGGCGTCGGCCACATGTCGCCCGTGGAGGCGCCCGAGGCCGTCAACGACCGTATCCGTGACATCACCACCGAGTACCTGCCTTCCAAGGAGGCCGCCGCATGA
- a CDS encoding NAD(P)/FAD-dependent oxidoreductase produces MSEHQREHVRVAVIGSGFGGLGAAVRLRREGITDFVVLERAGAVGGTWRDNSYPGCACDVPSHLYSFSFAPNPDWPRTFSGQEHIWEYLEYVADVFRLRPHIRLNTELKLARWDNENLWWELETSSGTLTADVVVSATGPLSDPKIPDVPGLDTFPGKVFHSAQWDHDFELRNKRVAMIGTGASAIQIVPAIQPDVAQLTLFQRTPAWVMPRMDRRITGVERWLHRQLPASTKLRRGVLWGIRELQVQAFTKRPNELGLIENLAKANIGRAVKDPVLRRKLTPDYRIGCKRILLSNTYYPALASPNVDVVDSGLSEVRGSTLVGADGSEAEVDAIIFGTGFHVTDMPIADRVVGADGRTLTENWAEHGQASLRGATATGFPNWMTIIGPNTGLGNSSMILMIESQLNYMADYLRQLDVLGGRAAFDARPQAVEAWNASVQRRMERTVWNTGGCVSWYLDASGRNTTIWPGTTTEFRNATRRVDLAEYAVIRPSAKPAAVEGGKGGSARGKRSRTTKKQEAAA; encoded by the coding sequence ATGAGCGAGCATCAGCGTGAGCACGTACGGGTGGCAGTGATCGGTTCCGGCTTCGGCGGGCTCGGTGCCGCGGTGCGGCTGCGGCGCGAGGGCATCACGGACTTCGTGGTCCTGGAGCGCGCGGGCGCGGTCGGCGGCACCTGGCGCGACAACAGCTACCCGGGCTGCGCCTGCGACGTGCCCTCGCACCTGTACTCCTTCTCCTTCGCGCCGAACCCGGACTGGCCGCGCACCTTCTCCGGCCAGGAGCACATCTGGGAGTACCTGGAGTACGTGGCCGACGTCTTCCGGCTGCGCCCCCACATCCGTCTCAACACCGAGCTGAAGCTGGCCCGTTGGGACAACGAGAACCTGTGGTGGGAGCTGGAGACCTCCAGCGGCACGCTCACCGCGGACGTGGTCGTCTCGGCCACCGGACCGCTCTCCGACCCCAAGATCCCGGATGTCCCCGGCCTGGACACCTTCCCCGGCAAGGTCTTCCACTCCGCGCAGTGGGACCACGACTTCGAGCTGCGCAACAAGCGCGTGGCCATGATCGGCACCGGAGCCTCGGCGATCCAGATCGTGCCCGCGATCCAGCCGGACGTCGCCCAGCTGACCCTCTTCCAGCGCACCCCGGCCTGGGTGATGCCGCGGATGGACCGCAGGATCACCGGCGTCGAGCGCTGGCTGCACCGCCAGTTGCCCGCGAGCACCAAGCTGCGCCGCGGCGTCCTGTGGGGCATCCGCGAGCTCCAGGTGCAGGCGTTCACCAAGCGCCCGAACGAACTCGGCCTGATCGAGAACCTCGCCAAGGCGAACATCGGCCGCGCCGTGAAGGACCCGGTACTGCGCCGCAAGCTCACCCCGGACTACCGCATCGGCTGCAAGCGCATCCTGCTGTCCAACACCTACTATCCGGCCCTGGCCAGCCCGAACGTCGACGTGGTCGACTCCGGTCTGAGCGAGGTGCGCGGCTCCACGCTGGTCGGCGCGGACGGCAGCGAGGCCGAGGTCGACGCGATCATCTTCGGTACCGGCTTCCACGTCACCGACATGCCGATCGCCGACCGGGTGGTGGGCGCCGACGGCCGCACCCTGACGGAGAACTGGGCCGAGCACGGCCAGGCCTCGCTGCGCGGCGCGACCGCCACCGGGTTCCCCAACTGGATGACGATCATCGGCCCGAACACCGGCCTCGGGAACTCCTCGATGATCCTCATGATCGAGTCCCAGCTGAACTACATGGCCGACTATCTGCGCCAGCTCGACGTCCTCGGCGGCCGGGCCGCCTTCGACGCCCGCCCGCAGGCCGTCGAGGCGTGGAACGCGTCCGTGCAGCGGCGCATGGAGCGCACCGTCTGGAACACCGGCGGCTGCGTCAGCTGGTACCTGGACGCCTCCGGCCGCAACACCACCATCTGGCCGGGCACCACCACCGAGTTCCGCAACGCCACCCGGCGGGTGGACCTCGCCGAGTACGCCGTGATCCGCCCGTCCGCGAAGCCCGCAGCGGTCGAGGGCGGCAAGGGCGGGTCGGCGCGAGGCAAGCGTTCCCGTACGACGAAGAAGCAGGAGGCCGCCGCATGA
- a CDS encoding MerR family transcriptional regulator, translating into MEELAEEAGITVRTLRFYRERRLIPPPRREGRIAWYDERHLLRLRTIAALLERGHTLSGIADLAAAFDAGRDVGDLLGLGAPTEETPVRLTPEELATYFEGEISPENLTAAMDLGYVATSGTEFVHVSRRLLDLSSELVRTGIPLADILATARAVRVHADALVALFADLGLAHTSLEEVQRLRPVAKSVVEAELSMAMDRRFAEEQLKRREADGGRAEPEQRVEPERPVKAGGRREKPGGREKAASLEKPVKRTRRSK; encoded by the coding sequence ATGGAAGAGCTGGCCGAGGAGGCGGGGATCACCGTCCGCACCCTGCGCTTCTACCGCGAGCGCAGGCTGATTCCGCCCCCGCGCCGCGAGGGCCGCATCGCCTGGTACGACGAGCGGCACCTGCTGCGCCTGCGCACCATCGCGGCCCTGCTCGAACGCGGCCACACGCTCAGCGGCATCGCCGACCTCGCCGCCGCCTTCGACGCCGGCCGCGACGTGGGCGACCTGCTCGGCCTCGGCGCCCCCACCGAGGAGACACCGGTCCGCCTCACCCCCGAGGAACTCGCCACGTACTTCGAGGGCGAGATCAGCCCGGAGAACCTCACCGCCGCCATGGACCTCGGCTACGTGGCCACCTCGGGCACCGAGTTCGTCCACGTGAGCCGCCGCCTGCTCGACCTCTCCTCGGAGCTCGTCCGTACCGGCATCCCGCTGGCCGACATCCTGGCCACCGCCCGCGCCGTACGCGTCCACGCCGACGCCCTGGTCGCCCTCTTCGCCGACCTCGGCCTGGCCCACACCTCCCTGGAGGAGGTCCAGCGCCTGCGCCCGGTGGCGAAGTCCGTCGTCGAGGCGGAACTCTCCATGGCGATGGACCGCCGCTTCGCCGAGGAACAGCTCAAGCGGCGGGAGGCCGACGGCGGGCGGGCGGAACCCGAGCAGCGGGTGGAGCCGGAGAGGCCCGTGAAGGCGGGCGGCAGGCGGGAAAAGCCGGGCGGGCGGGAGAAGGCGGCCAGCCTGGAGAAGCCGGTGAAGCGGACACGACGGAGCAAGTAG
- a CDS encoding exodeoxyribonuclease III yields MLTVTSVNVNGLRAAAKKGFVEWLAATESDVVCLQEVRAEPGQLPPEAGAPEGWFVVHAPAAAKGRAGVSLYTRREPDRVRIGFGSEEFDTSGRYVEADLPGVTVASLYLPSGEVDTPRQDEKVRFMAEFRAHLDALRVRAAADGREVLVCGDWNIAHREADLKNWRANRKNSGFLPEEREWLDGVFGEGGYVDVMRRLHPDVDGPYSWWSYRGQAFDRDTGWRIDYHVATEGLAARALKGRVERAATHAERWSDHAPVTVTYGS; encoded by the coding sequence GTGCTGACAGTGACCTCTGTGAATGTGAACGGGCTGCGGGCCGCCGCCAAGAAGGGCTTCGTCGAGTGGCTCGCCGCGACCGAGTCGGACGTGGTGTGCCTCCAGGAGGTGCGCGCCGAGCCGGGGCAGCTGCCGCCGGAGGCAGGCGCTCCCGAGGGCTGGTTCGTGGTGCACGCCCCGGCCGCCGCGAAGGGGCGTGCGGGGGTCTCGCTGTACACCCGCCGGGAGCCGGACCGGGTGCGGATCGGGTTCGGGTCCGAGGAGTTCGACACCAGCGGGCGGTACGTGGAGGCGGACCTGCCGGGCGTGACGGTGGCCAGTCTCTACCTGCCCTCCGGGGAGGTGGACACCCCGCGCCAGGACGAGAAGGTCCGGTTCATGGCCGAGTTCCGCGCCCATCTCGACGCGCTGCGGGTACGTGCCGCCGCCGACGGCCGTGAGGTCCTGGTCTGCGGCGACTGGAACATCGCGCACCGCGAGGCGGACCTGAAGAACTGGCGGGCCAACCGCAAGAACTCCGGCTTCCTGCCCGAGGAGCGGGAGTGGCTCGACGGCGTCTTCGGCGAGGGGGGCTACGTGGACGTGATGCGGCGGCTGCACCCCGACGTCGACGGTCCCTACAGCTGGTGGTCCTACCGCGGCCAGGCCTTCGACCGGGACACCGGCTGGCGCATCGACTACCACGTGGCCACCGAGGGCCTCGCCGCCCGCGCCCTCAAGGGGCGGGTGGAGCGCGCCGCCACGCACGCCGAGCGGTGGTCCGACCACGCGCCGGTGACGGTTACGTACGGGAGCTGA
- a CDS encoding GNAT family N-acetyltransferase, whose amino-acid sequence MDIRLDIRQVAFDHPDAVKLNDRVQLEYQERYEDEGDVTPLDPGMFAPPLGLYLVAYEDGTPLATGGWRSQDENDLGYADGDAEIKRMYVVPEARGRGLSRLLLAALEEDARSRGRVRMVLETGTLQPEAIGLYVSCGYEPCAKFGHYRFHELSLCYAKSLTASGT is encoded by the coding sequence ATGGATATACGTCTGGACATACGTCAGGTCGCCTTCGACCACCCCGACGCCGTCAAGCTCAACGACCGCGTCCAGCTCGAGTACCAGGAGCGCTACGAGGACGAGGGCGACGTCACGCCCCTGGACCCCGGGATGTTCGCGCCGCCGCTCGGGCTCTACCTCGTCGCCTACGAGGACGGCACCCCGCTGGCCACCGGCGGCTGGCGCTCCCAGGACGAGAACGACCTCGGCTACGCGGACGGCGACGCCGAGATCAAGCGCATGTACGTGGTGCCCGAGGCACGCGGCCGCGGCCTGTCCCGGCTGCTGCTCGCCGCCCTGGAGGAGGACGCCCGCTCCCGGGGCCGCGTCCGGATGGTCCTGGAGACCGGCACCCTGCAGCCCGAGGCGATCGGCCTGTACGTCTCCTGCGGCTACGAGCCCTGCGCCAAGTTCGGCCACTACCGCTTCCACGAACTCAGCCTCTGCTACGCCAAGTCCCTTACCGCAAGCGGGACATGA
- a CDS encoding aldo/keto reductase family oxidoreductase, with protein sequence MTNPDSREGHDGRGTPATVTPAAPRILYGCMGLGGAWDRTPYGPAEIDEAEAAVQAALDSGITAFDLADIYRHGKSEAVFGEVLARTPGLRERILLQTKCGIRLAEGERPGHYDLRGASVLRRTEESLARLRTDHLDALLLHRPDPLADPADLGAALTSLHRQGLVRRFGVSNMNGAQIALLREHTEVPLVANQLEMSLARRDWVESGVLVNTTAATGNGFPAGTLEYCRTHHIALQAWGPLAQGRYTGRQETSEEQATARLLLRLAEQYDTTPETVLLWWLQRHPAHIAPVIGTANPTRIHACRDAALRTPPLTHEEWYELWITARGEPLP encoded by the coding sequence ATGACGAACCCGGACAGCCGCGAGGGCCACGACGGCCGCGGCACCCCAGCCACCGTCACCCCCGCCGCACCCCGGATCCTCTACGGCTGCATGGGGCTCGGCGGCGCCTGGGACCGGACCCCGTACGGCCCGGCCGAGATCGACGAGGCCGAGGCCGCCGTACAGGCGGCCCTGGACAGCGGCATCACCGCCTTCGACCTCGCCGACATCTACCGGCACGGAAAGTCCGAGGCGGTCTTCGGCGAGGTGCTCGCCCGTACGCCCGGACTGCGGGAGCGCATCCTCCTGCAGACCAAGTGCGGGATCCGTCTGGCCGAGGGCGAGCGGCCCGGCCACTACGACCTGCGGGGCGCGAGCGTGCTGCGCCGCACCGAGGAGAGCCTGGCCCGGCTGCGCACCGACCACCTCGACGCCCTGCTCCTGCACCGCCCCGACCCCCTGGCCGACCCCGCCGACCTCGGCGCGGCGCTGACCTCCCTGCACCGGCAGGGCCTGGTCCGGCGGTTCGGCGTCTCCAACATGAACGGCGCCCAGATCGCCCTCCTGCGGGAACACACCGAAGTCCCGCTGGTGGCCAACCAGTTGGAGATGAGCCTGGCCCGCCGGGACTGGGTGGAGTCCGGAGTCCTCGTCAACACCACCGCTGCCACCGGCAACGGCTTCCCCGCCGGAACCCTGGAGTACTGCCGCACCCACCACATCGCCCTCCAGGCCTGGGGCCCGCTCGCCCAGGGCCGCTACACCGGCCGCCAGGAAACCTCCGAGGAACAGGCCACGGCACGACTGCTGCTCCGCCTCGCCGAGCAGTACGACACCACCCCCGAGACCGTCCTCCTGTGGTGGCTCCAACGCCACCCCGCCCACATCGCCCCGGTCATCGGCACCGCCAACCCCACCCGCATCCACGCCTGCCGCGACGCCGCCCTGCGCACCCCGCCGCTCACCCACGAGGAGTGGTACGAACTGTGGATCACCGCACGCGGGGAGCCACTGCCCTGA